A window of the Cicer arietinum cultivar CDC Frontier isolate Library 1 chromosome 6, Cicar.CDCFrontier_v2.0, whole genome shotgun sequence genome harbors these coding sequences:
- the LOC101498773 gene encoding uncharacterized protein At5g01610-like, with amino-acid sequence MDQVFNKVGSYWFNQKASKELNSVGDELNSISNSIEGGTKWLVNKIKGKMQKPLPELLKEYDLPIGIFPRDATNYEFNEETGKLVVFVPQVCEVGYKDSSVLRFFTTITGYLEKGKLADIDGMKTKVIIWVKVTTIVSEGSKLFVTAGMKKTRSREAYDATRDGVPVDKF; translated from the exons ATGGATCAAGTATTCAACAAGGTTGGATCCTATTGGTTCAATCAGAAAGCCAGCAAGGAGCTTAATTCCGTCGGTGATGAACTCAAT TCAATATCAAATAGTATCGAAGGCGGAACCAAATGGTTGGTCAACAAAATCAAAG GAAAGATGCAGAAGCCATTACCAGAGTTGCTAAAGGAGTATGATCTACCAATAGGAATTTTTCCTCGCGATGCAACAAACTACGAATTCAATGAAGAGACAGGAAAGCTTGTAGTCTTCGTTCCTCAAGTCTGCGAAGTAGGCTACAAGGATTCATCCGTCTTGCGTTTCTTCACCACCATAACCGGTTATCTGGAGAAAGGAAAGCTAGCAGACATAGACGGAATGAAGACAAAAGTTATAATCTGGGTAAAAGTGACAACCATTGTCTCCGAAGGATCAAAGCTCTTTGTGACAGCCGGCATGAAGAAAACAAGGAGTAGAGAAGCATATGATGCTACAAGAGATGGTGTACCTGTAGATAAGTTCTAA